In one Oryzias latipes chromosome 13, ASM223467v1 genomic region, the following are encoded:
- the LOC101161180 gene encoding uncharacterized protein LOC101161180 — translation MAFLQLLGFVFVLAFSGVGDAQRRGMRPPPWAAKMQNPHVAATRTRVLAGKGHSPSLQDDGLDSKWIRPAGEQLKWKFPEPPAEPVNRPPVQFKLQQPVVSNRVAVKCGESKVLVEVSQDLLGIGTLISPDEITLGGCPVTEVDDRSQVLIIESELHECGSTLMLEDNGFVYTFKLIYNPKSMARSPITRSQSTAIGIECHYKN, via the exons ATGgccttcctgcagctgcttgggTTTGTGTTTGTGCTAGCCTTCAGTGGTGTTGGTGATGCACAGCGCCGTGGTATGAGGCCCCCTCCGTgggcagccaagatgcagaatCCTCATGTCGCTGCGACCCGGACCAGGGTTCTGGCTGGGAAAGGCCACTCCCCATCTCTGCAGGATGATGGGCTTGACTCGAAATGGATCCGGCCTGCAGGCGAGCAGCTCAAGTGGAAGTTTCCAGAACCCCCGGCAGAGCCAGTGAACAGGCCACCTGTCCAGTTCAAACTGCAACAGCCAGTGGTCTCCAACAGGGTGGCGGTAAAATGTGGGGAGAGTAAGGTCCTGGTTGAAGTGAGTCAAGACCTGCTGGGCATTGGCACACTGATCAGTCCAGATGAAATCACACTCGGTGGCTGTCCAGTCACTGAGGTGGATGACCGGTCCCAGGTGCTGATCATTGAATCGGAGCTGCATGAGTGTGGCAGCACACTAATG ctAGAGGATAATGGTTTTGTTTATACCTTCAAGCTGATCTATAACCCCAAGTCAATGGCGAGGAGTCCCATCACAAGGAGCCAGAGTACAGCCATTGGAATAGAGTGCCACTACAAGAACTAA